A single window of Vigna radiata var. radiata cultivar VC1973A chromosome 4, Vradiata_ver6, whole genome shotgun sequence DNA harbors:
- the LOC106759158 gene encoding SNF1-related protein kinase catalytic subunit alpha KIN10 isoform X2: MDGPAGRGGTGLDMFVPNYKLGKTLGIGSFGKVKIAEHVLTGHKVAIKILNRRKIKNMEMEEKVKLELEVLKLLNHPRIIKLHEVIETPTDICVVMEYACRELFDYVIEKGRLEEDEARNIFQQIISGVEYCHNKMVAHRDLKPENILLDFNCDVKITGFGWSNIMHAGYFLKTSCGSPNYAAPEVICGKLYTGPEVDVWSCGVVLYFILCGFLPFDDENIPNLFNKIKGGVFTIPCYLSPGARDLISKMLDVEPLKRITVSEIQQHPWLQLQL; this comes from the exons ATGGATGGACCAGCTGGCCGAGGTGGTACTGGCCTCGACATGTTTGTACCAAATTATAAATTGGGAAAAACTCTTGGGATTGGATCTTTTGGCAAGGTGAAAATTGCAGAACATGTATTGACTGGTCATAAGGTTGCAATCAAGATCCTAAATCGGCGCAAGATAAAGAacatggaaatggaagaaaaag TGAAATTAGAACTTGAAGTTTTAAAATTGCTCAATCATCCTCGCATTATAAAACTTCATGAGGTGATAGAAACTCCAACTGACATATGTGTTGTTATGGAGTATGCTTGTAGAGAGCTTTTTGATTACGTAATAGAAAAAGGAAGGTTAGAAGAAGACGAAGCTCGTAATATTTTTCAGCAG ATAATCTCAGGAGTGGAGTATTGTCACAATAAGATGGTGGCTCATAGAGATTTGAAACCTGAAAACATACTTTTGGACTTCAATTGTGATGTCAAGATAACTGGTTTTGGCTGGAGCAACATCATGCATGCTGGTTACTTTCTTAAGACAAGTTGTGGAAGCCCTAACTATGCAGCTCCTgag GTTATATGTGGAAAATTATATACTGGACCCGAAGTTGATGTATGGAGTTGTGGTGTAGTTCTGTATTTTATTCTTTGTGGATTTCTACCTTTTGACGATGAAAACATTCCAAATctcttcaacaaaataaag GGAGGGGTTTTCACCATTCCATGTTACCTATCTCCTGGAGCTAGAGATTTGATATCAAAGATGCTTGATGTGGAACCTCTCAAAAGGATAACAGTATCTGAGATCCAACAACACCCATGGTTGCAACTTCAACTTTAG
- the LOC106758464 gene encoding ethylene-responsive transcription factor ERF118-like translates to MARKRKASEEGKERNLSDETMAWDEVMKEAAALGSGRKLRKRFVGVRQRPSGRWVAEIKDTIQKIRVWLGTFDTAEEAARAYDEAACLLRGANTRTNFWPGYQSSSTPALPSKITNLLLQRLKARNDTRTKPCTVSSSSSSTSLIINQQQSQQEDVHGNESTYFTLDQFSDFLNDPEDYSTNNNEFSNDSAQIDCITNSLESCLNENDDCRENEKEMEMEFDFNSVTQTSSADVNSGGEREEDSEEGTDLSAQDFQFLDNVVPSSYHYSLFEITEEIEEQLEAENCGDEPPMFREVLKRMKYERKFSASLYAFNGIPECLKLKVESGNKHRSEVCISNELTNLKMACSKNKIEVIEKNEEHIEAMDRKETQTSVGMDCSSPSFSSSIDDELLLWNSLDLPTVCCVN, encoded by the coding sequence ATGGCAAGGAAGAGAAAGGCTTCTGAAGAAGGTAAAGAGAGAAATTTATCTGATGAAACCATGGCATGGGATGAGGTGATGAAGGAAGCTGCTGCACTAGGAAGTGGCAGGAAATTGAGGAAGAGATTTGTTGGGGTGAGGCAAAGGCCTTCCGGAAGATGGGTGGCTGAGATAAAGGATACAATTCAGAAGATAAGAGTTTGGCTAGGAACCTTTGATACAGCTGAGGAAGCTGCAAGAGCCTATGATGAGGCTGCATGTCTTCTTCGAGGTGCAAATACTAGAACAAACTTCTGGCCCGGTTATCAATCTTCCTCTACTCCTGCTCTTCCCTCAAAGATTACCAATCTCCTCCTTCAAAGGCTCAAAGCAAGGAATGACACTAGAACAAAGCCTTGCACtgtttcttcatcttcctcctccACATCTCTTATAATCAACCAGCAACAAAGCCAACAAGAAGATGTACATGGAAATGAGTCAACATATTTCACATTGGACCAATTCTCCGATTTCCTTAATGACCCTGAAGATTACAGCACAAACAACAATGAGTTTAGTAATGACAGTGCACAAATTGATTGCATCACAAATAGTCTTGAATCATGTTTGAATGAGAATGATGATTGCAGggaaaacgaaaaagaaatggaaatggAATTTGACTTCAACAGTGTGACACAAACATCAAGTGCTGATGTAAATTCAGGAGGGGAAAGAGAGGAAGACAGTGAAGAAGGAACTGATTTGAGTGCTCAGGATTTTCAGTTCCTAGACAATGTTGTTCCATCCAGTTATCATTATTCACTTTTTGAGATCACTGAAGAGATTGAGGAGCAGCTGGAGGCTGAAAACTGTGGTGATGAGCCTCCAATGTTTAGAGAAGTCTTGAAGAGAATGAAATATGAGAGGAAGTTTTCAGCTTCCCTCTATGCCTTCAATGGAATACCTGAATGCTTGAAGTTGAAAGTTGAATCAGGAAACAAACATAGAAGTGAGGTTTGTATTTCTAATGAACTAACCAACCTCAAGATGGCTTGcagcaaaaacaaaattgaggTTATTGAGAAGAATGAAGAACACATAGAAGCAATGGATAGGAAAGAGACACAAACATCAGTTGGCATGGATTGCTCTTCACCCTCTTTTTCATCCAGTATTGATGATGAACTGTTACTATGGAATTCACTTGATCTTCCTACTGTTTGTTGTGTTAACTAG
- the LOC106759158 gene encoding SNF1-related protein kinase catalytic subunit alpha KIN10 isoform X1, translating into MLCSSFVLPLSNLQFQGSFNLNVPLQSQAPFTPTPLRLHNGSHSCLFSEPLLHFKDLEMDGPAGRGGTGLDMFVPNYKLGKTLGIGSFGKVKIAEHVLTGHKVAIKILNRRKIKNMEMEEKVKLELEVLKLLNHPRIIKLHEVIETPTDICVVMEYACRELFDYVIEKGRLEEDEARNIFQQIISGVEYCHNKMVAHRDLKPENILLDFNCDVKITGFGWSNIMHAGYFLKTSCGSPNYAAPEVICGKLYTGPEVDVWSCGVVLYFILCGFLPFDDENIPNLFNKIKGGVFTIPCYLSPGARDLISKMLDVEPLKRITVSEIQQHPWLQLQL; encoded by the exons ATGCTTTGTTCCTCTTTTGTTCTTCCTCTTTCCAATCTTCAATTTCAGGGTTCCTTTAATCTCAACGTTCCTCTTCAATCTCAAGCTCCGTTCACTCCAACACCACTACG GTTGCACAATGGGAGCCATTCCTGTTTATTCTCTGAACCCCTCCTTCATTTTAAAG ATTTAGAAATGGATGGACCAGCTGGCCGAGGTGGTACTGGCCTCGACATGTTTGTACCAAATTATAAATTGGGAAAAACTCTTGGGATTGGATCTTTTGGCAAGGTGAAAATTGCAGAACATGTATTGACTGGTCATAAGGTTGCAATCAAGATCCTAAATCGGCGCAAGATAAAGAacatggaaatggaagaaaaag TGAAATTAGAACTTGAAGTTTTAAAATTGCTCAATCATCCTCGCATTATAAAACTTCATGAGGTGATAGAAACTCCAACTGACATATGTGTTGTTATGGAGTATGCTTGTAGAGAGCTTTTTGATTACGTAATAGAAAAAGGAAGGTTAGAAGAAGACGAAGCTCGTAATATTTTTCAGCAG ATAATCTCAGGAGTGGAGTATTGTCACAATAAGATGGTGGCTCATAGAGATTTGAAACCTGAAAACATACTTTTGGACTTCAATTGTGATGTCAAGATAACTGGTTTTGGCTGGAGCAACATCATGCATGCTGGTTACTTTCTTAAGACAAGTTGTGGAAGCCCTAACTATGCAGCTCCTgag GTTATATGTGGAAAATTATATACTGGACCCGAAGTTGATGTATGGAGTTGTGGTGTAGTTCTGTATTTTATTCTTTGTGGATTTCTACCTTTTGACGATGAAAACATTCCAAATctcttcaacaaaataaag GGAGGGGTTTTCACCATTCCATGTTACCTATCTCCTGGAGCTAGAGATTTGATATCAAAGATGCTTGATGTGGAACCTCTCAAAAGGATAACAGTATCTGAGATCCAACAACACCCATGGTTGCAACTTCAACTTTAG
- the LOC106759157 gene encoding SNF1-related protein kinase catalytic subunit alpha KIN10: MDGQAGRGGAGLDMFXPNYKLGKTLGIGSFGKVKIAEHVLTGHKVAIKILNRRKIKNMEMEEKVRREIKILRLFMHPHIIRLYEVIETPSDIYVVMEYVKSGELFDYIVEKGRLQEDEARNFFQQIISGVEYCHRNMVVHRDLKPENLLLDSKCNVKIADFGLSNIMRDGHFLKTSCGSPNYAAPEVISGKLYAGPEVDVWSCGVILYALLCGTLPFDDENIPNLFKKIKGGIYTLPSHLSPSARDLIPGMLVVDPMRRMTIPEIRQHPWFQARLPRYLAVPPPDTLQQAKKIDEEILQEVVKMGFDRNQLIESLRNRIQNEGTVAYYLLLDNRFRVSSGYLGAEFQESMDSSFNQMHSSEVASSVVGQRFPGYMDYPGVGSRPQFPVERKWALGLQSRAHPREIMTEVLKALQELNVCWKKIGHYNMKCRWVAAIPGHHDGMVNNNVHSNNHYFGDDSNIIENDAVSTANVVKFEVQLYKTREEKYLLDLQRVQGPQFLFLDLCAAFLAQLRVL, from the exons ATGGATGGACAAGCTGGCCGAGGTGGCGCTGGCCTCGACATGTTTNTACCAAATTATAAATTGGGAAAAACTCTTGGGATTGGATCTTTTGGCAAGGTGAAAATTGCAGAACATGTATTGACTGGTCATAAGGTTGCAATCAAGATCCTAAATAGGCGCAAGATAAAGAacatggaaatggaagaaaaag TGAGAAgagaaatcaaaattttaagattattcATGCATCCTCACATTATACGACTTTATGAAGTCATAGAAACTCCATCTGACATATATGTTGTTATGGAGTATGTGAAGTCTGGAGAGCTCTTTGATTACATAGTAGAGAAGGGTAGGTTGCAGGAAGATGAAGCTCGTAATTTTTTTCAACAG ATAATCTCTGGTGTGGAGTACTGTCACAGGAATATGGTGGTTCATAGAGATTTGAAGCCTGAGAATTTACTTTTGGACTCCAAATGTAATGTCAAGATTGCTGATTTTGGCTTGAGTAACATCATGCGTGATGGTCACTTTCTCAAAACCAGTTGTGGAAGCCCTAACTATGCAGCTCCTGAg GTTATCTCCGGGAAATTGTATGCTGGACCTGAAGTAGATGTCTGGAGCTGTGGTGTAATTTTATATGCTCTTCTTTGTGGCACTCTTCcttttgatgatgaaaacaTTCCAAATCTCTTCAAGAAAATAAAG GGTGGGATATACACCCTTCCCAGTCATCTATCACCTAGTGCTAGGGATTTGATACCAGGGATGCTTGTGGTTGATCCTATGAGGAGAATGACCATACCTGAGATACGTCAACACCCATGGTTCCAAGCTCGTCTTCCACGTTATTTGGCTGTGCCCCCACCAGATACACTGCAACAGGCCAAaaag ATTGATGAGGAGATTCTTCAGGAAGTGGTGAAGATGGGATTTGACAGGAATCAATTGATTGAATCCCTTCGGAACAGGATACAAAATGAG GGTACTGTAGCATACTATTTGCTATTGGACAATCGATTCCGTGTTTCCAGTGGTTATCTTGGAGCTGAGTTTCAGGAGTCCATG GATTCCAGTTTTAACCAAATGCATTCCAGTGAAGTTGCTTCTTCAGTTGTTGGACAACGCTTTCCAGGCTATATGGATTATCCAGGAGTAGGATCGAGGCCACAATTCCCTGTTGAAAGGAAATGGGCCCTTGGACTTCAG TCTCGAGCCCATCCTCGAGAAATAATGACTGAGGTCCTTAAAGCTTTGCAAGAGTTAAATGTTTGTTGGAAGAAAATTGGACACTACAACATGAAGTGCAGATGGGTTGCTGCCATTCCTGGTCATCACGATGGAATGGTTAACAATAATGTGCACAGTAACAACCATTACTTTGGAGATGATTCCAACATTATTGAGAACGATGCTGTTTCTACTGCAAACGTGGTCAAATTTGAAGTTCAG CTTTACAAAACTCGGGAAGAAAAGTATCTGCTTGATCTTCAAAGGGTGCAGGGTCCACAGTTTCTTTTCTTGGATCTGTGTGCTGCCTTCCTTGCACAGCTTCGCGTCCTCTAG
- the LOC106759156 gene encoding CSC1-like protein HYP1: MILSALLTSVGINLGLCFIFFTLYSILRKQPCNLTVYAPRLVSERKREEGGQSNLECLLATTDWVIKAWETSEEEFLSTAGLDAFVFMRIFVFSLKIFTFGGIVGLLILLPINCMGSQLRDDSDFQNRSLDSFSISNVNNGSHRLWIHFCAVYVFTGVVCILLYYEYEYISSKRIACFYSSKHEPHHFSILVRGIPVPVGSNCTDIVEQFFQEYHPSTYHSHEVVRRSSKLQILLTDAERLYKRLTHLKNKDNTPQRQRRDGCLGLFGHKVDMLDHYEKTLGDIADNVRIEQCSLAGKEVPAAFVTFKSRFGAAIALNIQESVNPTHWITEQAPEPQDVYWPFFSVTFIRRWISKLVAFVACNVLTMLFLIPVALVQGLTHLDQLETMFPALKNILRMAVVSQVITGYLPILILQMFLSVVPPIMIMLSSLQGYISWSQIQKSACTKVLWFTIWNIFFANVLSGSAFYRLTVFLEPKEFPRVLAEAVPAQASFFIAYVVTFGWTNIASELFQLIPLLYNYIKVIFYGDSDTDDFEAPSIPYHSEIPRILFFDLLGVTYFILAPLILPFLLVYFCLGYIIYRNQLLNVYVAKYHTGGEFWPTVHNYTXFSLILMHIIVIGIFGQKQLPLASALILPLPXLTLXFNEYCRKRFFPIFKSYPIECLIKKDREDQNDPNMSEFYDKLASAYNDPALMPIKYSGRSVNSPWLPLLNKSKV, translated from the exons TCTATGCTCCACGCTTAGTTTCTGAAAGAAAACGTGAAGAGGGTGGTCAATCTAACTTGGAATGTTTATTAGCTACTACTGATTGGGTAATAAAAGCCTGGGAGACCTCTGAAGAAGAATTTTTATCAACTGCAGGCTTAGACGCTTTTGTCTTTATGCGCATATTTGTCTTCAG tttaaaaatatttacttttggTGGAATTGTGGGGCTACTCATTCTTCTTCCAATTAATTGTATGGGGAGTCAGCTTCGTGATGACTCTGATTTTCAAAACAGGTCTTTGGATTCCTTCAGCATTTCTAATGTTAACAATGGTTCACACAG GTTATGGATCCACTTTTGTGCCGTATATGTCTTCACTGGAGTTGTCTGCATTCTTCTTTATTAT GAGTATGAGTATATTTCATCAAAAAGAATTGCTTGTTTCTATTCATCCAAGCATGAGCCTCATCACTTTAGTATATTAGTAAGAGGTATTCCTGTTCCAGTTGGAAGCAATTGCACCGATATTGTTGAGCAGTTCTTCCAGGAGTATCATCCTTCTACTTATCATTCACATGAGGTTGTTCGTAGAAGCAGTAAACTTCAAATTCTACTT ACAGATGCAGAGAGACTGTACAAAAGGCTTACCCACCTGAAGAATAAAGACAACACTCCTCAACGGCAAAGGCGTGATGGATGTTTGGGACTTTTTGGTCATAAAGTTGATATGTTAGATCATTATGAAAAGACATTAGGAGACATTGCGGACAATGTGAGAATAGAACAGTGTTCATTGGCAGGAAAG gaAGTTCCAGCTGCCTTTGTCACATTTAAGTCACGATTTGGTGCTGCAATAGCTCTAAACATTCAAGAAAGTGTCAACCCCACACACTGGATTACTGAGCAAGCTCCGGAGCCTCAAGATGTTTATTGGCCTTTCTTTTCTGTCACATTCATTAGAAGATGGATCAGCAAGCTGGTGGCTTTTGTTGCCTGCAATGTTCTTACAATGCTATTTTTAATCCCAGTTGCTCTAGTACAAGGCCTTACCCATCTTGATCAGTTGGAAACCATGTTCCCTGCTCTGAAAAACATATTGAGAAT GGCAGTTGTCAGCCAAGTTATAACAGGATACCTTCCCATTCTGATTCTTCAGATGTTTCTGTCCGTTGTGCCACCTATTATGATTATGCTTTCATCTTTGCAAGGATACATATCATGGAGTCAAATACAAAAAAGTGCATGCACTAAAGTGTTATGGTTTACTATATGGAACATTTTCTTTGCAAATGTATTATCAGGGTCAGCTTTCTATCGATTGACGGTTTTTCTTGAGCCTAAAGAGTTTCCCAGAGTACTAGCTGAAGCTGTACCAGCACAG GCATCATTCTTCATAGCATATGTTGTGACATTCGGATGGACTAACATAGCATCAGAACTCTTTCAATTGATTCCACTTCTTTACAActatattaaagtaattttttatggaGATAGCGACACAGATGATTTTGAGGCACCATCAATTCCTTACCACAGTGAAATTCCCAGGATTCTTTTCTTTGATCTTCTTGGTGTTACATATTTCATCCTTGCTCCTCTAATACTTCCATTTCTCTTAGTCTACTTTTGTTTGGGATACATCATTTATCGCAACCAG CTCTTAAATGTTTATGTGGCAAAGTACCATACTGGAGGAGAGTTTTGGCCTACAGTGCACAACTACACAATNTTTTCATTGATACTGATGCATATTATAGTAATTGGGATATTTGGGCAGAAGCAGCTTCCACTTGCATCTGCTTTGATTCTGCCTCTTCCTATNCTNACTCTTNTATTCAATGAGTATTGCCGGAAACGCTTCTTTcctattttcaagtcttatccTATCGAA TGTTTGATCAAGAAGGACAGAGAAGATCAAAATGACCCTAACATGTCTGAATTTTATGATAAGTTGGCCAGTGCATATAATGATCCAGCTTTGATGCCAATCAAATATTCAGGAAGAAGTGTTAATAGCCCCTGGCTTCCTCTACTCAATAAATCAAAAGTTTAA